Proteins encoded by one window of Cystobacter ferrugineus:
- the pbpC gene encoding penicillin-binding protein 1C translates to MVPRPSRKRALQGALAVLSLLLAALAAAWWVPLPTRLSERHSVVVEYRDGTVAHVFLAPDQRWRVPTVLEAVDPAYVQALLALEDKRFAWHPGVDPLAVVRAAMTNVLRGRRVSGASTLTLQLVRVLEPRPRTFTSKLVESLRAAQLELRLSKREILSAYLQFVPYGRNMEGVEAAALAYFGHRATHLSAAEMATLLAVPQNPNRRFPSPANVARLQAARDTVASRLLDAGALPLGPPEARVTPEAVLAEVRATPLPSRLMPFPREAPHAAAWLRAQRPGQLVLRTTLDAGAQRLTERVMREAAPGLRAQAIHNGAAVVVDRERAEVVALVGSLDFFDTAHGGQIPGFATARSPGSALKPFIYALAIDEGLAGPEQRVADIPAAYGTYAPRNFDGKFQGLVRLENALSQSLNMPFVKLLQQLGVERFLGTLRLAGVASLNPEPGHYGLSAAVGGIELTPLEVAGLYLALAENGRARPLKVLAEDGPTEAQEIFSRGAAWLTRRALSLRDRPDFPARRQLTGLPPLVHWKTGTSFGHRDAWAAGSGPRHTAVVWTGNFDNSPSVHLVGAETSGPLLFDILEGLAPRGRTEDPDLAVPPDLTQVEVCAWSGHQPTEACSQRKLVYAERSHVPTAVCPYHQQVEVEVATGLAVSPACRAGRRTEMRVFLTWPASIRRWLDEQHRLLPQPPAFAPGCEPGGARRAPAILSPGLGQVTLLIPGLAADQQEVPLEAESEDDRELAWFVDGEFLASARADERVWWAPSVGTHEIVVSDDRGLTARRILKVRERR, encoded by the coding sequence ATGGTTCCGCGTCCCTCCAGGAAGAGAGCCCTCCAGGGGGCCCTCGCCGTGCTGTCCCTCCTGCTCGCCGCGCTCGCCGCGGCGTGGTGGGTGCCGCTGCCCACGCGCCTCTCCGAGCGGCACTCGGTGGTGGTGGAGTACCGGGACGGCACGGTGGCGCATGTCTTCCTGGCGCCGGACCAGCGCTGGCGGGTCCCCACCGTGTTGGAGGCGGTGGACCCGGCCTATGTCCAGGCCCTGCTGGCGCTGGAGGACAAGCGCTTCGCGTGGCACCCCGGGGTGGATCCCCTGGCGGTGGTGCGCGCGGCGATGACGAACGTGCTCCGGGGGCGGCGGGTGTCCGGCGCCTCCACGTTGACCCTGCAACTGGTGCGGGTGCTCGAGCCCCGGCCGCGCACCTTCACCTCCAAGCTCGTCGAGTCCCTGCGCGCCGCCCAGCTCGAGCTGCGGCTGTCCAAGCGGGAGATCCTCTCGGCCTATCTGCAGTTCGTGCCCTATGGGCGCAACATGGAAGGGGTGGAGGCGGCGGCGCTGGCGTACTTCGGCCACCGGGCGACCCACCTGAGCGCGGCGGAGATGGCCACGCTCCTGGCGGTGCCGCAGAACCCCAACCGGCGTTTTCCCTCGCCGGCGAACGTGGCGCGGCTCCAGGCGGCGAGGGACACGGTGGCGAGCCGGTTGCTCGACGCCGGGGCGCTGCCGCTCGGGCCACCCGAGGCGCGGGTGACGCCCGAGGCCGTGCTGGCGGAGGTACGCGCCACGCCCCTTCCGTCGCGGCTCATGCCCTTTCCGCGCGAGGCGCCCCATGCGGCGGCGTGGTTGCGCGCCCAGCGGCCGGGACAGCTCGTGCTGCGCACGACGTTGGACGCGGGCGCGCAGCGGCTGACGGAACGGGTGATGCGCGAGGCCGCTCCCGGCTTGCGTGCCCAGGCCATCCACAACGGCGCGGCGGTGGTGGTGGACCGGGAGCGCGCCGAGGTGGTCGCCCTGGTGGGCAGCCTCGACTTCTTCGACACCGCGCATGGCGGACAGATTCCGGGTTTCGCGACGGCGCGCTCGCCCGGCTCGGCGCTCAAGCCCTTCATCTATGCCCTGGCCATCGACGAGGGGCTGGCCGGGCCGGAGCAGCGCGTGGCCGACATCCCGGCCGCGTATGGCACCTACGCGCCCCGCAACTTCGATGGGAAGTTCCAGGGGCTCGTGCGGCTGGAGAACGCGCTGTCGCAGTCGCTCAACATGCCCTTCGTGAAGCTGTTGCAGCAGCTCGGGGTGGAGCGCTTCCTCGGCACGCTGCGGCTCGCGGGTGTGGCGAGCCTGAACCCGGAGCCGGGGCACTACGGCCTGTCCGCGGCGGTGGGCGGCATCGAGCTCACGCCGCTGGAGGTGGCGGGCCTCTACCTGGCGCTCGCCGAGAACGGGCGGGCACGGCCCCTGAAGGTGCTGGCGGAGGACGGGCCCACGGAGGCCCAGGAGATCTTCTCGCGCGGGGCGGCATGGCTCACCCGGCGCGCGCTGTCCTTGAGGGATCGGCCGGACTTCCCGGCGCGGCGCCAGCTCACGGGGCTGCCGCCCCTGGTGCACTGGAAGACGGGGACGAGCTTCGGCCACCGCGATGCATGGGCGGCCGGCTCCGGGCCCCGGCACACCGCGGTGGTGTGGACGGGCAACTTCGACAACTCGCCCAGCGTGCACCTGGTGGGCGCGGAGACGTCGGGGCCCCTGCTGTTCGACATCCTCGAGGGGCTCGCGCCCCGGGGCCGCACCGAGGATCCCGATCTGGCCGTGCCCCCGGATCTCACCCAGGTGGAGGTCTGCGCCTGGTCGGGCCACCAGCCCACCGAGGCCTGTTCCCAGCGCAAGCTCGTGTACGCCGAGCGCAGCCACGTGCCCACGGCGGTCTGTCCCTATCACCAGCAGGTGGAGGTGGAGGTGGCCACGGGGCTGGCGGTGAGTCCCGCGTGCCGGGCCGGGCGGCGCACCGAGATGCGGGTGTTCCTCACCTGGCCGGCGAGCATCCGGCGTTGGCTCGACGAGCAGCACCGGCTGCTGCCTCAGCCTCCCGCCTTCGCGCCCGGGTGCGAGCCGGGCGGCGCGCGGCGGGCTCCGGCGATCCTCTCGCCTGGATTGGGACAGGTGACGCTGCTCATTCCCGGCCTCGCGGCGGATCAACAGGAGGTGCCGCTGGAGGCCGAGTCGGAGGATGACCGGGAACTGGCGTGGTTCGTGGACGGGGAGTTCCTGGCCTCGGCGCGCGCGGATGAGCGGGTGTGGTGGGCGCCCTCCGTGGGGACGCATGAGATCGTCGTTTCGGATGACCGGGGGCTCACTGCCCGACGGATCCTGAAGGTGCGCGAGCGGCGATAG
- a CDS encoding Ig-like domain-containing alpha-2-macroglobulin family protein — translation MNPQSVPKPLPPRAGRSRWLLAALLVSTLSACKKDEPQAPPPATSPTPGAPSTGEAPPSAPAPTAESLLPTLYELGPQGMLPREVVIEFPRAVRPDDQEVRKGTVVTIEPNVPGLLSFKGPSTLVFTPQKPLSFNTSYTVSLDAVELQDGTVIKPPASGQWSRTFTTPAFAFLRLAPRQVDARKGKVEVDLVFSGPVDVASVRRLASFSVDGKALSDVKLRSQPNNPHTVTATLGGASLRPGAEVGFSLKAGLLPSGSKNSPAAAGTGSFTLYVGKRLDITNAYVQEGATGHYIEVRCRERAGDEEPSQEEGEEEYYYYGNAGERCSLDEDSAADTVHFSPPVAFSVSPSRWGFRILGDFKRGTYAMTIDAGATSNTGGTLLSTYEKSFSISARSAQLSFGSTGRYLPRSAWRNLPLNHLNLDAVELVVRHVPQENLLFWMSDDDREAANERTSNVIARKSLPVQGTQDTLATTWLDVGSLVPASTRGLVEITAQGGSKSAASRILLTDLSLVAKRGLAPKGSNAKEEVWAWVLGMENTEPQSGVEVSLVKKSGQVVARCTTGGVEGCKLSVPVDTLDPAEPFALFARKGEEFTYLKYSELQTEIANSDVQGEPYRAQQPYRAALYSDRGVYRPGDTAHVVAVLRNQEDVAPPAGVPVELKVVDPRERDLRKLTLKTNEAGLVSLDVPFEAYQDTGAYRVVLSVGDKQVATYGLNVEEFVPERMKVTAQADKPGYVQGQEVPVTVRAAYLFGGSAEGSPVEVTCRLEPSVFRPKENGQYAYGVWRPEESEAKASVLGQVKGELDDKGQVTVRCPAQQSAGGFKGPAQLVALASVFEAGSGRSTVGSASVPVHPEPYYVGLQANVQKARAGQPFTVTGVVVDWQGAPYGQQIKPLEVEYLRLDEEYGYFYDEESGDERYQRHLRAVREGRTTVKPESGKFTFQVTPSTDSAGYVVRVRSGAAQTDLQLEGQGRYAWWGGASRVDQTPRPARPTSLELQLPAAAKVGEALAVKVKVPYRGRILFTAETDGVQAAEWKAVEPGETTWSFTPSAFAPNVYISAFLVKDPHLESAQAFMPDRAFGVASVKVTPVDYTQAVTLKVPGEVRSNDELPVDLELGAVEPGTFATVAVVDEGILSLTRFESPDPITELFKKRALGVQTYETLGWTLLIPPAGASRSTGGDGDEGAAGRVQPVKPVALWSGVLPVPASGKLRVPFQLPQYRGAVRVMVVTSGPKRIGHASKQVLVRDPLVLQTTLPRFLSQGDEIQIPVFVTNLSGKAQDVKVSLSAENLAVPGMAMPAGAQPSPLQLLGKSEGRMRLENGKAGTFVFQGKAVQAVGAARLKVTAEGGGHTSFEQLDVPFLPSGPRERKVQRVELAAGTTDLAPLLQGWLPTSERSTFWVTTNPYAQSFQHLSYLVRYPYGCIEQTTSSTRPLLYVSELVDSVDPTLTANAKVEDMVLSGIRRVFSMQTSSGGFAYWPGSSEPVAWGTAYATHMLLDAQKRKYEVPQDRLDDAIKWMTEVAKNPERLRHDHSSYDDGSEAYVHYVLAVAGKGQKARVQKLIDELGSRKFYSANQRAEQDYLLKAALYLAGDRRYEKDLRNPDVSALSEERWNSWSFYSDRRRRGLMLSTFQDLFNNDAAGEPLAQRVAEALQHERSEYYTTQELVWGITGLGKRVAGAASSFSPPVLTADGKELAPQVGTKQRASDRTWALVRASERKGLTLKVPEKSEGKLYLVLASEGVRADGVYRTGGQGLSLTRQYRNLEGNVLDVKGGQMNLADLVYVEVIIKNNSGERIQNIALVDRLPAGWEIENARLGRGGSVEWASAENQWAADYVNLRDDRVEVFGALNAGESKTVVYAVRAVTSGAFTLPPVEAEAMYDPRIWAREAGGSVRISGPWADFLL, via the coding sequence ATGAATCCGCAGTCCGTCCCCAAGCCTCTTCCACCCCGCGCGGGCAGATCGCGCTGGTTGCTGGCGGCGCTGCTCGTGAGCACGCTCTCCGCCTGCAAGAAGGACGAGCCCCAGGCCCCACCGCCCGCCACGAGCCCCACTCCCGGCGCTCCCTCCACGGGCGAGGCCCCCCCGTCCGCTCCCGCTCCCACCGCGGAGTCCCTCCTGCCCACGCTCTATGAGCTGGGCCCCCAGGGCATGCTGCCGCGCGAGGTGGTGATCGAATTCCCCCGCGCCGTGCGGCCCGATGATCAGGAGGTCCGCAAGGGCACCGTCGTCACCATCGAGCCCAACGTGCCAGGCCTGCTCAGCTTCAAGGGCCCCTCCACGCTCGTCTTCACCCCCCAGAAGCCGCTCTCCTTCAACACCTCCTACACCGTCTCCCTCGACGCGGTGGAGTTGCAGGACGGCACCGTCATCAAGCCCCCCGCCTCCGGGCAGTGGAGCCGCACCTTCACCACGCCCGCCTTCGCCTTCCTGCGCCTGGCTCCCCGACAGGTGGATGCGCGAAAGGGCAAGGTGGAGGTGGATCTCGTCTTCTCCGGTCCCGTGGACGTGGCCAGCGTGCGCCGCCTCGCCTCCTTCTCCGTGGACGGCAAGGCCCTGTCCGACGTGAAGCTGCGCTCCCAGCCCAACAACCCCCATACCGTCACCGCCACCCTCGGTGGCGCGAGCCTCCGCCCCGGCGCCGAGGTGGGCTTCTCCCTCAAGGCGGGCCTGCTGCCCTCGGGCTCCAAGAACTCTCCCGCCGCCGCGGGCACCGGCTCGTTCACGCTGTACGTGGGCAAGCGCCTGGACATCACCAACGCCTATGTCCAGGAGGGCGCCACCGGGCACTACATCGAGGTGCGCTGCCGTGAGCGCGCCGGCGACGAGGAGCCCAGCCAGGAGGAGGGCGAGGAGGAGTACTACTACTACGGCAACGCGGGCGAGCGCTGCAGCCTCGACGAGGACTCGGCCGCGGACACCGTCCACTTCAGCCCCCCCGTGGCCTTCTCCGTGTCGCCCTCGCGCTGGGGCTTCCGCATCCTCGGCGACTTCAAGCGCGGCACCTACGCCATGACGATCGACGCGGGCGCCACCTCGAACACCGGCGGCACCCTGCTGTCCACCTACGAGAAGTCCTTCTCCATCTCCGCGCGCAGCGCCCAGTTGAGCTTCGGCTCCACCGGCCGCTACCTGCCTCGCTCCGCCTGGCGCAACCTCCCCCTCAACCACCTCAACCTGGACGCGGTGGAGCTCGTGGTGCGCCACGTCCCCCAGGAGAACCTCCTCTTCTGGATGAGCGATGACGACCGCGAGGCCGCCAACGAGCGCACCTCCAACGTCATCGCGCGCAAGTCGCTGCCCGTGCAGGGCACCCAGGACACCCTGGCCACCACCTGGCTGGATGTGGGCTCGCTCGTGCCCGCCTCCACCCGGGGGCTCGTGGAGATCACCGCCCAGGGCGGCTCCAAGTCGGCCGCCTCCCGCATCCTCCTCACGGACCTGAGCCTCGTGGCCAAGCGTGGCCTGGCCCCCAAGGGTTCCAATGCCAAGGAGGAAGTGTGGGCGTGGGTGCTCGGCATGGAGAACACCGAGCCCCAGTCGGGCGTCGAGGTGTCGCTCGTGAAGAAGAGCGGCCAGGTGGTGGCCCGCTGCACCACCGGGGGCGTGGAGGGCTGCAAGCTCTCGGTGCCGGTGGACACCCTGGACCCCGCCGAGCCCTTCGCCCTGTTCGCGCGCAAGGGCGAGGAGTTCACCTACCTCAAGTACAGCGAGCTCCAGACGGAGATCGCCAACTCGGACGTGCAGGGAGAGCCGTACCGCGCGCAGCAGCCCTACCGCGCCGCGCTGTACTCGGACCGCGGCGTGTACCGCCCGGGTGACACCGCCCACGTCGTCGCGGTGCTGCGCAACCAGGAGGACGTGGCGCCGCCAGCGGGCGTGCCCGTGGAACTCAAGGTGGTGGACCCGCGCGAGAGGGACTTGCGCAAGCTGACGCTCAAGACGAACGAGGCGGGCCTGGTGTCGCTGGACGTGCCCTTCGAGGCCTACCAGGACACGGGCGCCTACCGCGTGGTGCTCAGCGTGGGCGACAAGCAGGTGGCCACCTACGGCCTCAACGTGGAGGAGTTCGTCCCCGAGCGCATGAAGGTGACGGCCCAGGCGGACAAGCCCGGGTACGTGCAGGGCCAGGAAGTGCCGGTGACGGTGCGGGCCGCCTACCTCTTCGGCGGCTCGGCCGAGGGCAGCCCCGTGGAGGTGACGTGCCGCCTGGAGCCGTCCGTCTTCCGCCCCAAGGAGAACGGCCAGTACGCCTATGGCGTGTGGCGTCCGGAGGAGTCCGAGGCCAAGGCCAGCGTGCTCGGGCAGGTGAAGGGAGAGCTGGATGACAAGGGCCAGGTCACCGTGCGCTGCCCGGCGCAGCAGTCCGCGGGCGGCTTCAAGGGGCCCGCGCAGCTCGTGGCCCTGGCGAGTGTCTTCGAGGCCGGCAGTGGCCGCTCCACGGTGGGCTCGGCCAGCGTGCCCGTGCACCCCGAGCCCTACTACGTGGGCCTCCAGGCCAACGTGCAGAAGGCGCGCGCCGGCCAGCCCTTCACCGTCACCGGCGTGGTGGTGGACTGGCAGGGCGCACCGTATGGCCAGCAGATCAAGCCGCTCGAGGTGGAGTACCTGCGGCTGGACGAGGAGTACGGCTACTTCTACGACGAGGAGTCGGGGGATGAGCGCTACCAGCGCCACCTGCGCGCCGTTCGCGAGGGCCGCACCACCGTGAAGCCCGAGAGCGGCAAGTTCACCTTCCAGGTGACGCCCTCCACGGACTCGGCGGGCTACGTGGTGCGGGTGCGCTCCGGCGCCGCGCAGACGGATCTCCAACTGGAGGGCCAGGGCCGCTACGCCTGGTGGGGCGGGGCCTCGCGGGTGGATCAGACGCCGCGCCCGGCACGGCCCACCTCGCTCGAGCTGCAACTGCCCGCCGCGGCCAAGGTGGGCGAGGCGCTCGCCGTGAAGGTGAAGGTGCCCTACCGCGGCCGCATCCTCTTCACCGCCGAGACCGACGGCGTGCAGGCCGCCGAGTGGAAGGCCGTGGAGCCGGGCGAGACGACGTGGAGCTTCACGCCCTCGGCCTTCGCCCCCAACGTGTACATCAGCGCCTTCCTGGTGAAGGATCCCCATCTGGAGTCCGCCCAGGCCTTCATGCCGGACCGCGCCTTCGGCGTGGCCAGCGTGAAGGTGACGCCGGTGGACTACACCCAGGCCGTCACCCTGAAGGTCCCCGGCGAGGTGCGCTCCAACGACGAGCTGCCGGTGGACCTGGAGCTGGGCGCGGTGGAGCCCGGCACCTTCGCCACCGTGGCGGTGGTGGACGAGGGCATCCTCTCGCTCACGCGCTTCGAGAGCCCGGATCCGATCACGGAGCTGTTCAAGAAGCGCGCCCTGGGCGTGCAGACCTACGAGACGCTCGGGTGGACGCTGCTCATTCCTCCCGCGGGCGCCAGCCGCTCCACGGGCGGTGACGGCGACGAGGGCGCCGCGGGCCGGGTGCAGCCCGTCAAGCCCGTGGCCCTGTGGAGTGGCGTGCTGCCGGTGCCGGCCTCCGGCAAGCTGCGTGTCCCCTTCCAGTTGCCCCAGTACCGCGGCGCGGTGCGCGTCATGGTGGTGACGAGTGGCCCCAAGCGCATCGGCCACGCCAGCAAACAGGTGCTCGTGCGCGATCCGCTCGTGCTCCAGACCACGCTGCCGCGCTTCCTCAGCCAGGGCGACGAGATTCAAATCCCCGTCTTCGTCACCAACCTGTCTGGCAAGGCGCAGGACGTGAAGGTGTCCCTGTCCGCGGAGAACCTCGCGGTGCCCGGCATGGCCATGCCCGCTGGCGCGCAGCCCTCGCCCCTGCAACTGCTCGGCAAGAGCGAGGGGCGGATGCGGCTGGAGAACGGCAAGGCGGGCACGTTCGTCTTCCAGGGCAAGGCGGTGCAGGCGGTGGGCGCCGCGCGCCTCAAGGTGACGGCCGAGGGCGGCGGGCATACCTCGTTCGAGCAGCTCGACGTGCCCTTCCTGCCCTCGGGTCCGCGCGAGCGCAAGGTGCAGCGCGTGGAGCTGGCCGCGGGCACGACGGACCTCGCGCCCCTGCTCCAGGGCTGGCTGCCCACGAGCGAGCGCTCCACGTTCTGGGTGACCACCAACCCCTACGCCCAGTCCTTCCAGCACCTGTCCTATCTCGTGCGCTACCCCTACGGTTGCATCGAGCAGACGACGTCCTCCACCCGGCCGCTGCTCTATGTCTCCGAGCTCGTCGACAGCGTGGATCCGACGCTCACCGCCAACGCCAAGGTGGAAGACATGGTGCTCTCGGGCATCCGGCGCGTCTTCTCCATGCAGACGTCCTCGGGCGGTTTCGCCTACTGGCCAGGCAGCTCCGAGCCCGTCGCCTGGGGCACGGCCTACGCCACGCACATGCTGCTGGACGCGCAGAAGCGCAAGTACGAGGTGCCGCAGGACAGGCTCGATGACGCGATCAAGTGGATGACGGAGGTCGCCAAGAACCCCGAGCGACTCCGGCACGACCACTCCTCCTACGACGATGGCTCGGAGGCCTACGTGCACTACGTGCTGGCGGTCGCGGGCAAGGGCCAGAAGGCGCGCGTGCAGAAGCTCATCGACGAGCTGGGCAGCAGGAAGTTCTACAGCGCCAACCAGCGCGCCGAGCAGGACTACCTCCTCAAGGCCGCGCTGTACCTGGCGGGAGACCGCCGCTACGAGAAGGACCTGCGCAACCCGGACGTCTCGGCCCTGAGCGAGGAGCGGTGGAACTCCTGGTCCTTCTACTCGGACCGGCGCCGGCGCGGCCTCATGCTGAGCACGTTCCAGGACCTGTTCAACAATGACGCCGCGGGCGAGCCGCTCGCCCAGCGCGTGGCCGAGGCGCTCCAGCACGAGCGCAGCGAGTACTACACCACGCAGGAGCTGGTCTGGGGCATCACCGGCCTGGGCAAGCGCGTGGCGGGCGCGGCCTCCTCGTTCTCGCCGCCGGTGCTCACCGCGGATGGCAAGGAGCTGGCGCCCCAGGTGGGCACGAAGCAGCGCGCGAGCGACCGGACGTGGGCGCTGGTGCGCGCGAGCGAGCGCAAGGGCCTCACGCTCAAGGTCCCGGAGAAGAGCGAGGGCAAGCTGTACCTGGTGCTCGCCAGCGAGGGCGTGCGCGCGGACGGCGTGTACCGCACCGGCGGCCAGGGGCTCTCCCTGACGCGCCAGTACCGCAACCTCGAGGGCAACGTGCTCGACGTGAAGGGCGGCCAGATGAACCTGGCGGACCTCGTCTACGTGGAGGTGATCATCAAGAACAACTCGGGCGAGCGCATCCAGAACATCGCGCTGGTGGACCGGCTGCCCGCGGGCTGGGAGATCGAGAACGCGCGGCTGGGACGGGGAGGCTCGGTGGAGTGGGCCTCCGCGGAGAACCAGTGGGCCGCGGACTACGTGAACCTCCGGGATGACCGCGTGGAGGTGTTCGGCGCCCTGAACGCGGGCGAGTCGAAGACGGTGGTGTACGCGGTGCGCGCGGTGACGTCCGGCGCGTTCACGCTGCCCCCCGTGGAGGCGGAGGCGATGTACGACCCCCGCATCTGGGCGCGCGAGGCGGGTGGCTCGGTGCGCATCTCCGGACCCTGGGCGGACTTCCTGCTCTGA